In the Lepidochelys kempii isolate rLepKem1 chromosome 3, rLepKem1.hap2, whole genome shotgun sequence genome, one interval contains:
- the GCLC gene encoding glutamate--cysteine ligase catalytic subunit isoform X1 — MGLLSQGSPLSWEETQRHAEHVRRHGVLQFLHIYRAVAERHKDVLKWGDEVEYMLVAFDHEHKKVRLSLTGEEVLHTLQEKGERVNPNHPTLWRPEYGSYMIEGTPGQPYGGTMSEFNTVQDNMRKRRREAASVLKGDEALCTVTSFPRLGCPGFTLPECEPTPVEGGASKSLFFPDEAINKHPRFSTLTRNIRHRRGEKVVINVPIFKDKNTPSPLTETFPKDDGEAAKAAKPDHIYMDAMGFGMGNCCLQVTFQACSISEARCLYDQLATICPIVMALSAAAPFYRGYVSDIDCRWGVISASVDDRTREERGLEPLKNNHYRISKSRYDSIDSYLSECGEKYNDIDLTIDKEIYEHLVKEGIDHLLAQHIAHLFIRDPLTLFEEKIHLDDANESDHFENIQSTNWQTMRFKPPPPNSDIGWRVEFRPMEVQLTDFENSAYVVFVVLLTRVILSYKLDFLIPLSKVDENMKVAQKRDAVRQGMFYFRKDICKGGNAVVDGCGPAQNGKETDAEEYTLMSIDTIINGKDGVFPGLIPILNSYLENMEVDVDTRCTILNYLKLIKKRASGELMTVARWMREFIANHPDYKQDSVITDEMNYSLIRKCNQIAQEQAECPELLGVGFNKIKHSGNKTSSS, encoded by the exons GTGGAATATATGCTGGTAGCTTTTGATCATGAACATAAGAAAGTACGTTTGTCACTAACTGGAGAAGAAGTTCTTCATACACTGCAAGAGAAGGGTGAAAGAGTAAATCCCAA CCACCCAACACTTTGGCGTCCAGAATATGGAAGCTATATGATTGAAGGGACACCTGGGCAGCCATATGGAGGAACCATGTCTGAATTTAACACTGTACAAGACAACATGAGGAAACGACGGCGGGAGGCTGCTTCTGTGTTGAAAGGAGATGAGGCTCTTTGTACTGTGACATCATTTCCAAG ATTAGGATGTCCAGGATTTACGCTACCGGAATGTGAGCCAACGCCAGTAGAAGGAGGTGCTTCAAAGTCTCTCTTCTTTCCAGATGAAGCTATTAACAAACATCCTAGATTTAG TACTCTGACAAGAAACATTCGACACCGAAGAGGAGAGAAAGTAGTGATAAACGTACCAA TATTTAAAGATAAGAATACTCCGTCACCATTGACAGAAACATTTCCTAAGGATGATGGAGAAGCAGCAAAAGCAGCTAAACCAGACCATATATATATGGATGCCATGGGTTTTGGAATGGGCAACTGCTGCCTTCAG GTAACATTCCAGGCTTGCAGCATTTCTGAAGCAAGATGCCTTTATGATCAGCTAGCTACAATCTGTCCTATTGTG ATGGCATTAAGTGCTGCAGCTCCATTCTACAGAGGCTACGTGTCGGATATTGATTGTCGCTGGGGAGTAATATCTGCATCAGTAGATGACCGAACACGAGAGGAGAGAGGATTGGAG cCACTGAAGAACAACCATTATAGAATCAGTAAATCCAGATATGATTCCATAGACAGTTATCTATCTGAATGTGGTGAAAAATACAATGACATTGATTTGACAATAGATAAAGAAATCTACGAGCACCTAGTAAAGGAAG GCATTGATCATCTTTTGGCACAACATATTGCACACTTATTTATTCGAGACCCGTTGACTTTGTTCGAAGAGAAAATACATCTAGATGATGCAAATGAATCTGATCATTTTGAG AATATTCAGTCCACAAACTGGCAGACTATGAGATTTAAACCACCTCCTCCGAATTCAGATATTGGATGGAGAGTAGAATTTAGGCCCATGGAG GTTCAGTTAACAGACTTTGAAAACTCTGCATATGTTGTGTTTGTGGTATTGCTGACCAGAGTGATTCTGTCATATAAACTGGATTTTCTCATTCCTTTGTCCAAG GTCGATGAAAATATGAAGGTAGCCCAGAAACGAGATGCTGTTCGGCAGGGaatgttttatttcagaaaaGATATTTGTAAAG GTGGAAATGCTGTTGTAGATGGATGTGGCCCAGCACAGAATGGGAAAGAGACAGATGCAGAAGAGTACACCTTGATGAGCATAGACACAATCATCAATGGGAAG GATGGTGTCTTTCCTGGCTTAATCCCAATTCTAAACTCTTACCTCGAAAACATGGAAGTGGATGTGGACACAAGATGCACCATTCTGAACTACCTGAAGTTAATTAAAAAGAGAGCCTCTG GAGAATTAATGACAGTTGCTCGGTGGATGAGGGAGTTTATTGCAAACCATCCTGACTACAAGCAAGATAGTGTGATCACTGATGAAATGAATTACAGCCTTATTAGGAAATGCAACCAAATTGCACAAGAACAAGCAGAGTGCCCCGAATTACTTGGAGTAGgatttaacaaaataaaacacagtggAAATAAAACTAGCTCCTCTTAA
- the GCLC gene encoding glutamate--cysteine ligase catalytic subunit isoform X2 produces the protein MGLLSQGSPLSWEETQRHAEHVRRHGVLQFLHIYRAVAERHKDVLKWGDEVEYMLVAFDHEHKKVRLSLTGEEVLHTLQEKGERVNPNHPTLWRPEYGSYMIEGTPGQPYGGTMSEFNTVQDNMRKRRREAASVLKGDEALCTVTSFPRLGCPGFTLPECEPTPVEGGASKSLFFPDEAINKHPRFSTLTRNIRHRRGEKVVINVPIFKDKNTPSPLTETFPKDDGEAAKAAKPDHIYMDAMGFGMGNCCLQVTFQACSISEARCLYDQLATICPIVMALSAAAPFYRGYVSDIDCRWGVISASVDDRTREERGLEPLKNNHYRISKSRYDSIDSYLSECGEKYNDIDLTIDKEIYEHLVKEGIDHLLAQHIAHLFIRDPLTLFEEKIHLDDANESDHFEVQLTDFENSAYVVFVVLLTRVILSYKLDFLIPLSKVDENMKVAQKRDAVRQGMFYFRKDICKGGNAVVDGCGPAQNGKETDAEEYTLMSIDTIINGKDGVFPGLIPILNSYLENMEVDVDTRCTILNYLKLIKKRASGELMTVARWMREFIANHPDYKQDSVITDEMNYSLIRKCNQIAQEQAECPELLGVGFNKIKHSGNKTSSS, from the exons GTGGAATATATGCTGGTAGCTTTTGATCATGAACATAAGAAAGTACGTTTGTCACTAACTGGAGAAGAAGTTCTTCATACACTGCAAGAGAAGGGTGAAAGAGTAAATCCCAA CCACCCAACACTTTGGCGTCCAGAATATGGAAGCTATATGATTGAAGGGACACCTGGGCAGCCATATGGAGGAACCATGTCTGAATTTAACACTGTACAAGACAACATGAGGAAACGACGGCGGGAGGCTGCTTCTGTGTTGAAAGGAGATGAGGCTCTTTGTACTGTGACATCATTTCCAAG ATTAGGATGTCCAGGATTTACGCTACCGGAATGTGAGCCAACGCCAGTAGAAGGAGGTGCTTCAAAGTCTCTCTTCTTTCCAGATGAAGCTATTAACAAACATCCTAGATTTAG TACTCTGACAAGAAACATTCGACACCGAAGAGGAGAGAAAGTAGTGATAAACGTACCAA TATTTAAAGATAAGAATACTCCGTCACCATTGACAGAAACATTTCCTAAGGATGATGGAGAAGCAGCAAAAGCAGCTAAACCAGACCATATATATATGGATGCCATGGGTTTTGGAATGGGCAACTGCTGCCTTCAG GTAACATTCCAGGCTTGCAGCATTTCTGAAGCAAGATGCCTTTATGATCAGCTAGCTACAATCTGTCCTATTGTG ATGGCATTAAGTGCTGCAGCTCCATTCTACAGAGGCTACGTGTCGGATATTGATTGTCGCTGGGGAGTAATATCTGCATCAGTAGATGACCGAACACGAGAGGAGAGAGGATTGGAG cCACTGAAGAACAACCATTATAGAATCAGTAAATCCAGATATGATTCCATAGACAGTTATCTATCTGAATGTGGTGAAAAATACAATGACATTGATTTGACAATAGATAAAGAAATCTACGAGCACCTAGTAAAGGAAG GCATTGATCATCTTTTGGCACAACATATTGCACACTTATTTATTCGAGACCCGTTGACTTTGTTCGAAGAGAAAATACATCTAGATGATGCAAATGAATCTGATCATTTTGAG GTTCAGTTAACAGACTTTGAAAACTCTGCATATGTTGTGTTTGTGGTATTGCTGACCAGAGTGATTCTGTCATATAAACTGGATTTTCTCATTCCTTTGTCCAAG GTCGATGAAAATATGAAGGTAGCCCAGAAACGAGATGCTGTTCGGCAGGGaatgttttatttcagaaaaGATATTTGTAAAG GTGGAAATGCTGTTGTAGATGGATGTGGCCCAGCACAGAATGGGAAAGAGACAGATGCAGAAGAGTACACCTTGATGAGCATAGACACAATCATCAATGGGAAG GATGGTGTCTTTCCTGGCTTAATCCCAATTCTAAACTCTTACCTCGAAAACATGGAAGTGGATGTGGACACAAGATGCACCATTCTGAACTACCTGAAGTTAATTAAAAAGAGAGCCTCTG GAGAATTAATGACAGTTGCTCGGTGGATGAGGGAGTTTATTGCAAACCATCCTGACTACAAGCAAGATAGTGTGATCACTGATGAAATGAATTACAGCCTTATTAGGAAATGCAACCAAATTGCACAAGAACAAGCAGAGTGCCCCGAATTACTTGGAGTAGgatttaacaaaataaaacacagtggAAATAAAACTAGCTCCTCTTAA